A genomic region of Catalinimonas niigatensis contains the following coding sequences:
- a CDS encoding type II toxin-antitoxin system HicA family toxin yields the protein MKRNQLIKHLRQHGCVLLREGANHAIYQNPANGQQSAVGRHRELSDLLCKKVCQQLSIPPAK from the coding sequence GTGAAACGAAATCAATTGATCAAACATCTGCGTCAACATGGCTGCGTATTATTGCGTGAAGGAGCCAACCATGCTATCTATCAGAACCCGGCCAACGGACAACAGTCGGCGGTGGGTCGTCATCGTGAGCTATCTGATCTGCTGTGCAAGAAAGTCTGTCAGCAACTGAGCATCCCGCCTGCTAAGTAA
- a CDS encoding type II toxin-antitoxin system HicB family antitoxin — translation MKFTAIIEQDSQGWYVGQVEELPAAISQGKSIEEVKANLLDALQLLMEVNREATEKAYQGRQVIREELELIS, via the coding sequence ATGAAGTTTACCGCTATCATAGAACAAGATTCCCAAGGTTGGTACGTAGGTCAGGTAGAAGAATTACCGGCTGCTATCTCTCAGGGTAAGAGCATAGAAGAAGTCAAAGCCAATTTACTAGATGCATTACAACTTCTTATGGAAGTAAACCGGGAAGCCACTGAGAAAGCCTATCAGGGCAGACAGGTTATTCGGGAAGAATTAGAATTGATTTCGTGA
- a CDS encoding S41 family peptidase, producing the protein MRDYTRLLSLIFLLPIFSYAQKGDVYFAAHPTISPDGQSIVFSYEGDLWRLDEGQKLAMRLTGMEGEETHPYISPNGQWIAFTGSQYGSEDIFLTPIDGGEIQQLTFHEASDEVDSWSWDSQHIYFTSDRENSFSAYKVNVNGGTPQRLFGNYFNTVHDVVEHPSSGELFFNETWESARFASRKGYKGAYSPDIKSYNPSTGEFKKYTDYEGKEMWTTISQDGKVFFVSTEANGEYNLYQLQEDGSQQPLTDYNSSVMHPQVSANGEKIVFVKDYQLHVYHANDGSTEKLSFSVPRNLTLNKAQDFNVKDKISYFDVSSDNKKLAFVSRGELFVSDVKGKYVKQLETNPMGRVSEVSWLKDDKNLIFSQTVNGYQNWFTMAADGSGTVKELTSDTQNNRQMSLNTDKTKAVYLSGRNEIKLMDLENFSSQTLAEDEIWGFYSSTPYFSPDDQYVVYTAYRDFEQDIFVHDLNSGESTNITSTGVSEVQPFWSPDGKSLFLSTDRTNPGYPFGTKDAHIYRMHFDRYEKPYRSDKFDELFKEEDKEEDDEGKDKKKNNKDKDEAEDDEKEKVKVEINFEDLMKRLDQVSTSVGEQSDPYVIQKDEKLIVFYISNHDKGKNSLWKTTIEPFEDDKTEKIEGLENVYGFGIAKAEDNYYLWADDKIHTLDPEAGKVEAIDISYQFSRKLEDEFEQMYYELWANLEENFYNEDFHGIDWQAMRDKYAAFLPYINSRSDLRHLTDNLLGELNSSHLGFYSNGEEEKAYYDFNTLATGIQFSEDNPYEVTHIVKNSPADVKGKDIQPGDRLTRVNGEAIDTTKNREYYFTKPSGKDEVLLTFQRRGKAHEVKLHPTSYYAIRTNLYDEWIEENQQYVNEKADERIAYVHMKNMGMGSYEAFAEEMVAEADEREALILDLRYNTGGNVHDMVLNFLSRKPYLQWKYRGGTATSQPNFAPAAKPIVLLVNEQSLSDAEMTAAGFKALGLGTIIGTETYRWIIFTSGKGLVDGSFYRLPSWGCYTLDGKNLEKEGVKPDIHVAQTFKDRLDNKQPQLDRAIEEIMSQLNVQGK; encoded by the coding sequence ATGAGAGATTACACAAGATTGCTATCCCTGATCTTTTTGCTTCCTATTTTCAGCTATGCGCAGAAAGGAGATGTCTACTTTGCTGCACATCCTACCATCTCACCGGACGGGCAAAGTATTGTGTTCAGTTATGAAGGCGATCTGTGGCGCCTGGACGAAGGGCAGAAACTGGCGATGCGTCTGACTGGCATGGAAGGTGAAGAAACCCACCCTTATATCTCCCCCAATGGACAGTGGATTGCTTTTACCGGTTCCCAGTATGGTAGTGAGGATATCTTCCTGACTCCTATTGACGGAGGGGAAATTCAGCAACTTACTTTTCATGAAGCTTCGGACGAAGTGGACTCCTGGTCATGGGATTCGCAGCACATCTACTTTACTTCTGACCGGGAAAACAGCTTTTCTGCTTACAAGGTGAATGTAAATGGAGGAACACCACAGCGGCTGTTTGGCAATTATTTCAATACCGTGCATGATGTGGTGGAGCATCCTTCTTCGGGAGAATTGTTCTTTAACGAAACATGGGAGAGCGCGCGTTTTGCCAGTCGTAAAGGCTATAAAGGTGCCTACAGCCCTGATATCAAATCCTATAATCCCAGCACAGGAGAATTTAAAAAATATACCGACTACGAAGGAAAAGAGATGTGGACGACCATTTCTCAGGATGGTAAAGTTTTCTTTGTCTCTACCGAAGCCAACGGAGAGTACAATTTATATCAGTTGCAGGAAGATGGCAGCCAACAGCCGCTTACCGATTACAACTCTTCGGTGATGCATCCGCAGGTATCAGCCAACGGAGAGAAGATCGTATTTGTCAAAGACTATCAGTTGCATGTCTACCATGCTAATGATGGTTCTACAGAAAAGCTAAGCTTTAGTGTGCCCCGCAACCTGACGCTTAACAAAGCCCAGGATTTTAATGTGAAAGATAAAATTTCCTACTTTGATGTCTCTTCTGACAATAAGAAACTGGCTTTCGTCTCCCGTGGTGAGCTCTTTGTGTCGGATGTGAAGGGTAAATACGTGAAGCAACTGGAAACCAATCCCATGGGCAGAGTGAGCGAAGTCAGCTGGCTCAAAGATGACAAAAACCTGATCTTCAGCCAGACGGTCAACGGTTACCAGAACTGGTTTACCATGGCTGCCGATGGCAGTGGCACCGTAAAAGAGCTGACCAGCGATACCCAGAATAACCGGCAGATGTCGCTCAACACTGATAAAACCAAAGCGGTATATTTGAGTGGAAGAAATGAAATAAAGCTCATGGACCTGGAAAACTTCAGCAGCCAGACGCTGGCTGAAGATGAGATCTGGGGCTTTTATAGTTCTACTCCATATTTCTCACCTGATGATCAGTATGTGGTCTACACCGCTTACCGGGATTTTGAGCAAGACATTTTTGTACATGATCTGAATTCGGGCGAGAGTACCAACATCACCAGCACGGGTGTATCGGAGGTCCAACCCTTCTGGTCGCCTGATGGCAAGTCGCTTTTCCTCTCTACCGACCGTACCAACCCCGGTTATCCTTTTGGAACCAAAGACGCTCATATCTACCGCATGCATTTTGACCGCTACGAAAAACCCTATCGTTCAGATAAATTTGATGAGCTATTTAAAGAGGAAGACAAGGAAGAGGATGATGAAGGCAAAGACAAGAAGAAGAACAACAAAGATAAGGATGAAGCTGAAGATGATGAAAAAGAGAAGGTAAAAGTAGAAATCAACTTTGAGGATTTGATGAAACGGCTGGATCAGGTGAGCACCAGTGTGGGAGAGCAGTCAGACCCCTATGTCATTCAGAAAGATGAAAAGCTGATCGTCTTTTACATTTCTAATCATGACAAAGGTAAAAACAGTCTCTGGAAAACGACAATAGAACCTTTTGAAGATGATAAAACCGAAAAAATAGAAGGGCTGGAAAATGTGTATGGTTTTGGTATTGCCAAAGCAGAGGACAATTACTACCTATGGGCCGATGATAAAATCCATACCCTTGACCCGGAGGCAGGCAAGGTTGAAGCCATTGATATTTCCTATCAATTTAGCCGTAAGCTTGAGGATGAGTTTGAGCAAATGTATTATGAGCTATGGGCCAATCTGGAAGAAAATTTCTACAACGAAGATTTTCACGGCATTGACTGGCAGGCCATGCGGGATAAATACGCTGCGTTTCTGCCTTATATCAATTCCCGTTCAGACCTGCGCCACCTAACTGATAATCTGCTGGGAGAGTTAAACTCGTCCCACCTGGGCTTTTACTCCAACGGCGAGGAAGAAAAGGCCTATTATGATTTCAATACTTTGGCGACAGGCATACAGTTTTCTGAAGACAATCCTTATGAGGTAACGCATATCGTCAAAAACAGTCCTGCCGATGTCAAAGGAAAAGACATACAGCCGGGCGATAGGCTGACCCGTGTGAATGGAGAAGCCATTGATACCACCAAAAATCGGGAATATTATTTCACCAAGCCCAGCGGTAAGGATGAAGTACTGCTGACTTTTCAGAGGAGAGGCAAAGCACATGAAGTCAAGTTGCATCCTACTTCCTATTATGCCATTCGTACCAACCTATATGACGAGTGGATAGAAGAAAATCAGCAGTATGTCAATGAAAAAGCTGATGAGCGTATTGCCTATGTACATATGAAAAATATGGGCATGGGTTCTTACGAAGCTTTTGCCGAAGAGATGGTTGCCGAAGCCGATGAGAGAGAAGCTCTGATTCTGGACCTGCGCTACAATACCGGGGGCAATGTGCATGATATGGTGCTCAACTTTCTGAGCCGTAAGCCTTATCTGCAGTGGAAATACCGCGGTGGAACAGCTACTTCTCAACCTAACTTTGCTCCCGCTGCCAAACCTATTGTGTTGCTGGTCAACGAACAGAGTCTGAGTGATGCGGAAATGACGGCTGCTGGTTTCAAAGCTTTAGGTTTGGGAACCATTATAGGTACAGAAACTTATCGCTGGATTATTTTTACCTCCGGCAAAGGTCTGGTAGATGGTTCATTCTACCGTCTTCCTTCCTGGGGTTGCTATACTTTGGATGGCAAAAACCTGGAAAAAGAAGGGGTGAAACCGGATATCCATGTCGCCCAGACTTTCAAAGACCGACTGGATAATAAGCAGCCTCAATTAGATCGGGCCATTGAAGAAATTATGAGCCAATTGAATGTGCAGGGTAAGTAG
- a CDS encoding amidohydrolase family protein: MSSLGVQAQEEAPKDTLILSFEEYDPPSTLVVPEHIVKRAKFPFVDIHSHQYNMPEQDLAATIASMDTLNMAVMVNLSGRGFKRSPAGFDINSTEHLAKSMEKIQKEYPNRFILFTNVSFRNIGKEGWVENAVKELEEDVKNGAKGLKIFKSLGLSVKDVHGNRVAVDDPCLDPIWAKCGELGIPVLIHSADPKPFWDSLDAKNERWLELKTHTGRKRTATDPAPWEQIIEEQHHVFAKHPNTKFINAHMGWYANDLDHLGELMERYPNMYVGIGAVIAELGRQPRHAKAFFIKYQDRIIFGKDSWQPEEFPTYFRVLETADEYFPYHKRYHAFWRMYGLDLPDEVLKKVYYKNAMSLIPSMDASLFPE; this comes from the coding sequence ATGAGCAGCTTAGGAGTTCAGGCCCAGGAAGAAGCCCCAAAGGATACACTGATTTTGAGTTTTGAAGAATATGATCCGCCTTCCACTTTGGTAGTGCCGGAGCATATCGTAAAGCGGGCTAAATTTCCCTTTGTGGATATCCACAGCCATCAGTACAACATGCCGGAGCAGGATCTGGCGGCCACCATTGCCTCCATGGACACCCTGAACATGGCGGTGATGGTCAACCTCAGCGGACGTGGATTCAAAAGGTCACCCGCCGGTTTTGATATCAATTCTACTGAGCATCTGGCCAAGTCCATGGAAAAGATACAGAAGGAATACCCTAATCGCTTTATCCTCTTTACCAATGTCTCATTCAGGAATATTGGTAAAGAAGGTTGGGTGGAAAATGCAGTGAAGGAACTGGAAGAAGATGTGAAGAACGGTGCCAAAGGATTGAAAATCTTTAAAAGCCTGGGCTTGAGTGTCAAAGATGTGCATGGCAACAGAGTAGCGGTAGACGATCCCTGCCTTGATCCTATCTGGGCCAAATGTGGTGAGCTGGGCATTCCGGTACTCATCCATTCCGCTGATCCTAAGCCTTTCTGGGATTCCTTGGATGCCAAAAATGAACGCTGGTTAGAACTGAAAACCCATACAGGCCGTAAGCGCACTGCCACTGACCCTGCGCCATGGGAACAAATCATAGAGGAGCAGCATCATGTGTTTGCCAAGCATCCCAACACCAAATTCATCAATGCCCACATGGGCTGGTATGCCAATGACCTGGATCATCTGGGCGAACTGATGGAAAGATATCCCAATATGTATGTAGGCATAGGCGCAGTCATTGCCGAACTGGGCAGACAGCCACGGCATGCCAAAGCTTTTTTCATCAAATACCAGGATAGAATTATTTTTGGTAAAGACAGCTGGCAGCCGGAGGAGTTCCCTACTTATTTCAGGGTGTTGGAAACCGCTGATGAGTATTTCCCTTATCATAAAAGATACCATGCCTTCTGGAGGATGTACGGCCTGGATCTGCCGGATGAAGTGCTAAAGAAGGTTTACTATAAAAATGCCATGAGCCTCATCCCCAGCATGGATGCCTCACTCTTTCCTGAATAG
- a CDS encoding acyltransferase family protein, translating into MPETITPASDLDQSLLKNSEVASKRLLSLDVMRGITIAGMIIVNTPGTWEYVYPPLRHAEWHGLTPTDLVFPFFLFMVGVSITLAFNKRLAKGMSKTPLITKTLKRTLIIFALAMFLALFPDFDFANLRVAGVLTRIAVVYLICSLIFLQVRTWQGIAILSAVLLVAYWLMMVLIPVPGVGPANLEPGTNLAAWLDSVAMPGRLYRETWDPEGLLSTIPAVVTGLTGILAGYLIMSKKSGEHKIIWMMVIGTALCALAYLWDQVFPINKNLWSSSYVLASSGMAALLLGSLYWLIDILKYQRWTPFFVAFGMNAITAYVLHGILIDAFVLDLDGDGAGLKAESYGALVSLGLGMELASFVWALLYLMLCFIPIWIMYKKKIIVKI; encoded by the coding sequence ATGCCCGAAACCATTACACCTGCCTCTGATCTTGACCAAAGTCTGCTAAAAAATTCTGAGGTAGCTTCCAAACGTCTCCTGTCACTGGATGTGATGAGAGGGATTACGATTGCCGGAATGATCATCGTCAACACACCCGGTACCTGGGAATATGTATATCCGCCCCTGCGGCATGCAGAATGGCATGGACTTACACCTACCGATCTGGTTTTTCCTTTCTTCCTTTTCATGGTGGGAGTCTCCATTACCCTGGCTTTTAACAAGCGTCTGGCCAAAGGTATGAGCAAGACCCCCTTGATCACCAAAACACTGAAGAGAACGCTCATCATCTTTGCTTTGGCTATGTTTCTGGCCCTCTTTCCTGATTTTGATTTTGCCAACCTCAGAGTAGCCGGTGTATTGACACGTATTGCTGTGGTTTATCTCATTTGCAGTCTGATTTTCCTGCAAGTCAGAACCTGGCAGGGAATAGCCATTCTAAGTGCTGTACTTTTAGTAGCTTACTGGCTGATGATGGTGCTGATTCCCGTACCGGGAGTAGGTCCTGCCAATCTGGAGCCGGGAACTAACCTGGCTGCCTGGCTGGATAGTGTAGCCATGCCCGGGCGTTTGTACCGCGAAACCTGGGACCCTGAGGGCTTACTGAGTACCATTCCCGCTGTAGTGACCGGACTGACAGGTATACTGGCAGGTTATCTTATCATGAGCAAAAAAAGTGGAGAGCATAAAATCATCTGGATGATGGTGATAGGCACTGCACTTTGTGCGCTGGCCTATCTTTGGGATCAGGTTTTTCCCATCAACAAAAATTTGTGGAGCAGCTCCTATGTGCTGGCTTCCTCAGGCATGGCAGCCCTGCTGCTGGGCAGTTTGTACTGGCTGATAGATATACTGAAGTATCAGCGTTGGACACCATTCTTCGTAGCTTTCGGCATGAATGCCATTACCGCCTATGTATTGCATGGTATCCTCATTGATGCTTTTGTCCTGGATCTGGATGGTGATGGCGCAGGTCTGAAGGCAGAGAGTTACGGAGCACTGGTAAGCTTAGGGCTGGGTATGGAGCTGGCCTCCTTTGTCTGGGCGCTGCTCTATCTCATGTTGTGCTTCATTCCTATCTGGATCATGTACAAAAAGAAAATCATCGTAAAAATCTAG
- a CDS encoding outer membrane protein assembly factor BamB family protein codes for MLHKHKGLFSVLGIIIVGLLLFLIFPSSDHWQLSIPEIGSASSPRAIDLNQDGILDIVLGGGGKEFASTEYGVIAIDGKDGSLLWHKSARNQIVGSALFKDINQDGIPDVIIGGRSAVLYALDGRNGSLLWEFLPDYEGMDALNDTTILNFFNPQLIPDADHDQLEDILIAYGGFVKAHPAQRDRPSGSLMVISSRDGKLLAKAKMPDGRETYMSPLVYDFEGKRKLEVIFGTGGETIGGYLYRIALQNILDGDLSAALPLASDREKGFIAPPVLADVNLDGIKDIVANAVNGRMLCIDGKTNQKIWDTTIGWDYEGYAMPAPGFFVNDDSIPDFFGCFGYGAWPNTLFAVNVLVDGRDGQIVFKDTVGTFQYASPLVFDFTRDGFEDVLVSANIPIKDSQGNILYPYGNQMKVFDVKEGEVLTFDEEKLGSNLGSTPLLTDLDGDGKLDIISCYMADAENFYSFKELKIERRELDLPLIAPIPWGAYMGSDFSAVWQK; via the coding sequence ATGCTTCATAAACATAAAGGACTTTTTAGCGTATTGGGTATCATTATCGTAGGCCTGTTGCTTTTCCTGATTTTCCCATCCAGTGATCATTGGCAACTGAGTATTCCAGAAATTGGATCAGCCTCTTCTCCCCGTGCCATTGACCTGAACCAGGATGGCATATTGGACATTGTGCTGGGAGGAGGAGGGAAGGAGTTTGCTTCCACCGAATATGGCGTCATAGCTATTGATGGGAAGGACGGTTCTTTGCTTTGGCACAAATCTGCCAGGAACCAAATAGTAGGCTCGGCCCTCTTCAAAGATATCAACCAGGATGGAATTCCTGATGTGATTATCGGTGGGCGTTCAGCAGTACTCTATGCCCTTGATGGCAGGAATGGCAGCCTGCTCTGGGAATTTCTACCTGACTATGAGGGGATGGACGCCTTGAACGATACTACCATCCTTAATTTTTTCAATCCACAGTTGATCCCTGATGCTGACCATGATCAGCTAGAAGATATATTGATTGCTTACGGAGGTTTTGTAAAGGCACATCCGGCGCAGAGAGACCGCCCCAGTGGAAGCCTGATGGTGATCAGCAGCAGGGATGGTAAACTCCTCGCTAAAGCAAAAATGCCGGATGGAAGAGAAACCTATATGTCGCCGCTAGTCTATGATTTTGAAGGAAAGCGCAAGCTTGAGGTAATTTTTGGCACCGGTGGAGAAACCATAGGCGGTTACTTATACCGCATAGCTTTACAAAACATCCTTGATGGAGATCTTTCTGCTGCCCTTCCTCTGGCCAGTGATCGGGAGAAAGGTTTTATTGCTCCTCCCGTATTGGCCGATGTGAACCTGGACGGCATCAAAGATATCGTCGCAAATGCAGTAAACGGACGTATGCTTTGCATTGATGGCAAGACTAACCAGAAAATTTGGGATACTACCATAGGTTGGGATTATGAAGGTTATGCTATGCCCGCACCCGGTTTTTTTGTCAATGACGATAGTATCCCCGACTTTTTTGGCTGCTTTGGCTATGGTGCCTGGCCTAATACACTTTTTGCTGTCAACGTTTTGGTGGATGGTCGAGATGGACAGATTGTGTTCAAAGATACCGTTGGCACTTTCCAGTATGCTTCTCCCCTAGTGTTTGATTTTACCCGGGATGGCTTCGAGGATGTTTTGGTGAGTGCGAATATCCCTATCAAAGACTCGCAAGGCAATATCCTTTACCCTTATGGCAACCAAATGAAGGTATTTGATGTGAAAGAAGGAGAGGTACTTACCTTTGACGAGGAGAAGTTGGGTTCAAACCTGGGCTCTACGCCCCTCCTGACGGATCTGGATGGTGATGGCAAACTGGATATCATTTCCTGCTATATGGCTGATGCGGAAAACTTCTATTCCTTTAAAGAGCTGAAAATAGAAAGAAGAGAGCTTGATCTTCCTCTCATAGCGCCTATACCTTGGGGCGCCTATATGGGAAGTGATTTCTCTGCTGTATGGCAGAAGTAA
- a CDS encoding FG-GAP and VCBS repeat-containing protein, whose amino-acid sequence MTKAFLIMAGLFILFSCSRGTEVVRVIRNERQLHFPPMDSTLNLGGQQLANIYCQQCHLLPDPQLLSAEVWEKGVLPRMGYYLGIHKNERGPYERLSMMEEHILRSADVFPEELRINLTDWQKIQAYYLSQASADSTATIFPSALSPQFQAHDRRLSSELSYTTLLDYDAQNQNLYVGDRRDKLFVSNPLGERLQDMLTAGPPISRLSLPNGQIYLLSMGIMDPSNQAVGMLYRQHEDSLQAILGQLRRPVHMLAHDLNEDGEEDLVISEFGNDIGQLSAVLLKKGRPYKKQILIPEPGARKTIAYDWNQDGKEDLLVLMAQGDERIVLLEKEEAGVYREKTLLRFPPVYGSSYFELADFNGDGLKDIVYVNGDNADYSYSLKPYHGIRIYLNQGDIAPEEAYFFPLYGATETAVRDYDQDGDLDIAAIAYFGNFEEEAASGAVYLENQSPTKNDLSFTPWQMPQASHGRWMTMEVADTDQDGDDDILLGSCIVVRTPVPDSLKTYWNQEGATFMILENKLR is encoded by the coding sequence ATGACAAAAGCTTTCTTGATCATGGCAGGGCTGTTTATATTATTCAGCTGTAGTCGGGGAACAGAAGTTGTGCGCGTTATCCGCAATGAACGGCAGCTTCACTTTCCACCGATGGACAGCACATTGAATCTGGGTGGACAGCAACTGGCCAATATCTACTGTCAGCAGTGTCATCTGCTTCCCGATCCTCAGCTTTTAAGTGCAGAGGTATGGGAGAAAGGCGTATTACCCCGCATGGGTTATTATCTGGGAATTCATAAGAACGAGAGGGGACCTTACGAAAGACTTTCCATGATGGAGGAACATATCCTGAGGAGTGCCGATGTCTTTCCGGAAGAACTCCGGATCAATCTCACTGACTGGCAAAAGATTCAGGCGTATTATCTGAGCCAGGCTTCAGCGGACAGCACGGCAACCATCTTTCCTTCAGCGCTTAGCCCACAGTTCCAGGCACATGATCGGCGTCTAAGCAGTGAACTTTCCTATACAACGCTGCTGGATTATGATGCACAAAATCAAAACTTGTATGTAGGAGATCGCAGAGACAAGCTTTTTGTCAGCAACCCCTTAGGGGAAAGACTTCAGGACATGCTCACCGCCGGTCCGCCCATTTCCAGATTAAGCCTTCCAAACGGTCAAATCTATCTACTCAGCATGGGAATCATGGACCCCTCCAATCAGGCGGTGGGTATGCTGTACCGGCAGCATGAGGACAGCCTGCAGGCAATCCTGGGTCAATTGAGGCGACCGGTACACATGCTGGCCCACGACCTTAATGAGGATGGAGAAGAGGACCTCGTCATCAGTGAATTTGGCAATGACATCGGGCAACTCAGTGCGGTGCTACTCAAAAAAGGCAGACCATACAAAAAGCAGATACTCATTCCCGAACCCGGTGCCCGTAAAACAATCGCTTACGACTGGAACCAGGATGGTAAAGAAGACCTGCTGGTACTGATGGCGCAGGGAGACGAAAGAATTGTCTTGCTGGAAAAAGAAGAAGCCGGAGTATATCGGGAAAAGACTTTACTCCGCTTCCCTCCTGTCTATGGCTCCAGCTACTTTGAACTTGCTGATTTTAATGGCGATGGCCTAAAGGATATTGTGTATGTCAACGGGGACAATGCAGATTATTCTTATTCCTTAAAACCTTACCACGGCATCAGAATTTACCTGAATCAAGGAGACATAGCTCCTGAGGAGGCTTACTTTTTTCCCCTGTATGGAGCTACGGAAACAGCAGTCCGGGATTATGACCAAGATGGAGACCTTGACATCGCAGCCATTGCGTATTTTGGCAATTTTGAAGAGGAGGCTGCTTCAGGAGCCGTGTATCTGGAGAATCAAAGCCCGACAAAAAATGATTTGTCTTTTACCCCCTGGCAGATGCCTCAGGCCAGCCATGGACGCTGGATGACGATGGAAGTGGCAGACACCGATCAGGATGGAGATGATGATATACTGCTTGGCTCCTGCATTGTGGTCAGAACGCCGGTACCGGATAGCCTAAAAACCTATTGGAATCAGGAAGGTGCCACATTTATGATTTTGGAGAATAAGCTGAGATAA